Proteins from a genomic interval of Ovis aries strain OAR_USU_Benz2616 breed Rambouillet chromosome 25, ARS-UI_Ramb_v3.0, whole genome shotgun sequence:
- the TYSND1 gene encoding peroxisomal leader peptide-processing protease isoform X2: MGRQWGPVMRAAEQAGCVVSASRAGQPEAGSWSCSGVILNRRPGLVLCHGGIFTPFLRAGSGALTAASTAFLPGDSCGDDLRLHVQWGPTAASPAGRAERGRPGLCTPHCAGLETGPPARPRGRPLQPPRPAELLLLLSCPAFRSHFAHLFGGEEAEQWRFANAAPDDEMSEEEEEDQLRALGWFALLRVRPETEKEAEERGPVLAVAPLGDVPKGAPLLACGSPFGAFCPDIFLNTLSRGVLSNSAGPLLLTDARCLPGTEGGGVFASRPAGALVALVAAPLCWKAREWVGLTLLCAAAPLLSVARAALYRLHPDTAALAALLPPEMGAPWGLPLRYRDPGPPWAAAAVLVECGSVWGSGVAVAPRLVVTCRHVAPRETARVLVRSTTPKSAIIWGRVVFATQETSPYDIAVVSVEEDLDGVPVPVPAEHFHEGIVASNTRDNNTGATYPHLNFSIPITVLQPALQQYSQTGDLGGFRQLDCASEPVRVVWRLQRSPAEALRSKL, from the exons ATGGGGCGTCAGTGGGGGCCCGTCATGAGGGCAGCTGAGCAGGCGGGCTGCGTGGTGAGCGCCTCCCGGGCAGGCCAGCCCGAGGCAGGCTCATGGAGCTGCAGCGGGGTGATCCTGAACCGTCGCCCGGGCCTGGTGCTGTGCCATGGGGGCATCTTCACCCCCTTCCTGCGGGCCGGCAGCGGGGCGCTGACCGCTGCGAGCACCGCCTTCCTGCCCGGCGACAGTTGCGGCGACGACCTGCGCCTGCACGTGCAGTGGGGCCCAACCGCCGCAAGTCCGGCAGGCCGCGCGGAGCGGGGTCGCCCGGGGTTGTGCACGCCCCATTGCGCCGGCCTGGAAACCGGCCCGCCCGCCCGGCCCCGCGGGCGGCCACTGCAGCCCCCGCGCCCCGCCGAACTTCTGCTGCTGTTGAGCTGCCCAGCCTTCCGGAGCCACTTCGCGCACCTCTTCGGCGGCGAGGAGGCCGAGCAGTGGCGCTTCGCAAACGCTGCACCGGATGATGAGATgtcggaggaggaggaggaggaccagCTGAGAGCGTTGGGGTGGTTCGCGCTGCTTCGCGTGCGGCCGGAGACGGAGAAGGAGGCGGAGGAGCGAGGGCCGGTATTGGCCGTGGCGCCTCTCGGGGACGTGCCCAAGGGCGCACCGCTCCTGGCTTGCGGCTCCCCATTCGGGGCCTTCTGCCCGGACATCTTTCTCAATACGCTCAGCCGCGGCGTGCTCAGCAACTCGGCCGGCCCGCTGCTGCTCACCGATGCCCGCTGCCTGCCAGGCACGGAGGGTGGAGGCGTGTTCGCGTCACGGCCCGCGGGGGCGTTGGTGGCGCTGGTGGCTGCACCCCTCTGCTGGAAGGCCCGCGAGTGGGTGGGCCTCACGCTGCTCTGCGCCGCCGCCCCACTGCTCAGCGTCGCCCGAGCCGCCCTCTACCGCCTTCACCCTGACACTGCCGCCCTGGCTGCCCTCCTACCGCCTGAGATGGGTGCCCCGTGGGGCCTGCCCCTCAGATACCGAGACCCCGGGCCCCCTTGGGCAGCTGCGGCCGTGCTGGTGGAGTGTGGTTCTGTCTGGGGCTCCGGAGTGGCCGTGGCGCCCCGTCTCGTGGTGACCTGCCGGCATGTGGCCCCTCGGGAAACGGCGAGGGTCCTGGTGCGCTCCACCACCCCCAA GAGTGCCATAATCTGGGGACGCGTGGTGTTTGCCACCCAGGAGACGTCTCCCTATGACATAGCAGTTGTGAGCGTGGAGGAGGACCTAGATGGTGTCCCTGTCCCTGTGCCTGCTGAGCATTTCCATGAAG GCATCGTCGCCAGCAACACCCGGGATAATAACACAGGGGCCACATACCCCCACCTGAACTTCAGCATCCCCATCACGGTGCTCCAGCCGGCCCTGCAGCAGTACAGCCAGACAGGCGACTTGGGTGGCTTCCGCCAGCTAGACTGCGCCTCCGAGCCAGTGAGGGTGGTGTGGCGGCTGCAGCGGTCCCCAGCAGAGGCCCTGCGGAGCAAGCTCTGA
- the TYSND1 gene encoding peroxisomal leader peptide-processing protease isoform X1 — MGRQWGPVMRAAEQAGCVVSASRAGQPEAGSWSCSGVILNRRPGLVLCHGGIFTPFLRAGSGALTAASTAFLPGDSCGDDLRLHVQWGPTAASPAGRAERGRPGLCTPHCAGLETGPPARPRGRPLQPPRPAELLLLLSCPAFRSHFAHLFGGEEAEQWRFANAAPDDEMSEEEEEDQLRALGWFALLRVRPETEKEAEERGPVLAVAPLGDVPKGAPLLACGSPFGAFCPDIFLNTLSRGVLSNSAGPLLLTDARCLPGTEGGGVFASRPAGALVALVAAPLCWKAREWVGLTLLCAAAPLLSVARAALYRLHPDTAALAALLPPEMGAPWGLPLRYRDPGPPWAAAAVLVECGSVWGSGVAVAPRLVVTCRHVAPRETARVLVRSTTPKSAIIWGRVVFATQETSPYDIAVVSVEEDLDGVPVPVPAEHFHEGEAVSVVGFGVFGQACGPSVTSGILSAVVQVDDTPVMLQTTCAVHGGSSGGPLFSACSGDLLGIVASNTRDNNTGATYPHLNFSIPITVLQPALQQYSQTGDLGGFRQLDCASEPVRVVWRLQRSPAEALRSKL, encoded by the exons ATGGGGCGTCAGTGGGGGCCCGTCATGAGGGCAGCTGAGCAGGCGGGCTGCGTGGTGAGCGCCTCCCGGGCAGGCCAGCCCGAGGCAGGCTCATGGAGCTGCAGCGGGGTGATCCTGAACCGTCGCCCGGGCCTGGTGCTGTGCCATGGGGGCATCTTCACCCCCTTCCTGCGGGCCGGCAGCGGGGCGCTGACCGCTGCGAGCACCGCCTTCCTGCCCGGCGACAGTTGCGGCGACGACCTGCGCCTGCACGTGCAGTGGGGCCCAACCGCCGCAAGTCCGGCAGGCCGCGCGGAGCGGGGTCGCCCGGGGTTGTGCACGCCCCATTGCGCCGGCCTGGAAACCGGCCCGCCCGCCCGGCCCCGCGGGCGGCCACTGCAGCCCCCGCGCCCCGCCGAACTTCTGCTGCTGTTGAGCTGCCCAGCCTTCCGGAGCCACTTCGCGCACCTCTTCGGCGGCGAGGAGGCCGAGCAGTGGCGCTTCGCAAACGCTGCACCGGATGATGAGATgtcggaggaggaggaggaggaccagCTGAGAGCGTTGGGGTGGTTCGCGCTGCTTCGCGTGCGGCCGGAGACGGAGAAGGAGGCGGAGGAGCGAGGGCCGGTATTGGCCGTGGCGCCTCTCGGGGACGTGCCCAAGGGCGCACCGCTCCTGGCTTGCGGCTCCCCATTCGGGGCCTTCTGCCCGGACATCTTTCTCAATACGCTCAGCCGCGGCGTGCTCAGCAACTCGGCCGGCCCGCTGCTGCTCACCGATGCCCGCTGCCTGCCAGGCACGGAGGGTGGAGGCGTGTTCGCGTCACGGCCCGCGGGGGCGTTGGTGGCGCTGGTGGCTGCACCCCTCTGCTGGAAGGCCCGCGAGTGGGTGGGCCTCACGCTGCTCTGCGCCGCCGCCCCACTGCTCAGCGTCGCCCGAGCCGCCCTCTACCGCCTTCACCCTGACACTGCCGCCCTGGCTGCCCTCCTACCGCCTGAGATGGGTGCCCCGTGGGGCCTGCCCCTCAGATACCGAGACCCCGGGCCCCCTTGGGCAGCTGCGGCCGTGCTGGTGGAGTGTGGTTCTGTCTGGGGCTCCGGAGTGGCCGTGGCGCCCCGTCTCGTGGTGACCTGCCGGCATGTGGCCCCTCGGGAAACGGCGAGGGTCCTGGTGCGCTCCACCACCCCCAA GAGTGCCATAATCTGGGGACGCGTGGTGTTTGCCACCCAGGAGACGTCTCCCTATGACATAGCAGTTGTGAGCGTGGAGGAGGACCTAGATGGTGTCCCTGTCCCTGTGCCTGCTGAGCATTTCCATGAAG GCGAGGCTGTCAGTGTAGTGGGCTTCGGTGTCTTCGGCCAGGCTTGCGGGCCCTCAGTGACCTCAGGCATCCTGTCAGCTGTGGTGCAGGTGGATGACACACCGGTGATGCTGCAGACCACGTGTGCCGTGCATGGTGGCTCCAGCGGGGGACCTCTCTTCTCTGCCTGCTCCGGGGACCTCCTGG GCATCGTCGCCAGCAACACCCGGGATAATAACACAGGGGCCACATACCCCCACCTGAACTTCAGCATCCCCATCACGGTGCTCCAGCCGGCCCTGCAGCAGTACAGCCAGACAGGCGACTTGGGTGGCTTCCGCCAGCTAGACTGCGCCTCCGAGCCAGTGAGGGTGGTGTGGCGGCTGCAGCGGTCCCCAGCAGAGGCCCTGCGGAGCAAGCTCTGA